CATCGCCGCCGGTTTTGTGCTCCAGGTGGTGGAACCGCACTTCAACGGCCCCGGCGGTGACGTCTCGATCGTGGCGCACCGGGCCGGGCGCGACGACGTCCAGGCCATCTGCGGTCAGGGCCCGATGCCCGAGGCCGCCGGCATCGACGCCTTCTCCGAGCTCGGGCTGAACTCGATCCCCGGGTCCGGTCTGCTGCCCGCCTGCGTGCCCGGCGCGTTCGGCGGCTGGATGCGGCTGCTCGCCGAGTTCGGCACGATGCGCGTGGCCGACGTGCTCGAACCGGCCATCGGGTACGCCGAGCACGGTTTCCCGCTGCTGCCGGAGACCGCACGCGCCATCACCGTGCTCGCCCCGCTGTTCCAGCAGGAATGGCACGGTTCCGCCAGGACCTACCTGACCGGCGGGCCCGCGCCCGCGGCGGGCAGCCGGTTCCGCAACCCGGCGCTCGCGCACACCTACCGGCAGCTGATCAAGGCGGCCGAGTCCGCGTCCACCGATCGCGACGCGCAGATCCAGGCCGCGCACGACGCCTTCTACCGGGGATTCGTCGCCGAGGAGATCGTCGAGTTCCTCGAGTCCGGCCCGATGCTGGACGCCACCGGCAGGCGGCACCGCGGCCTGCTCACCGCCGACGACCTGGCGGGCTGGCAGCCGACCGTGGAGAACGCCCCGAGCCACCACTACGGCCCGTACCAGGCGTTCAAGCCCGGCCCGTGGTCGCAGGGCCCGGTGTTCCTCCAGCAGCTCGCGCTGCTCGACGGCTTCGACGTGGCCCGGATGGGACCGGGCAGCGCGGACTACCTGCACACGGTGGTGGAGTGCACCAAGCTCGCGATGGCCGACCGTGAGGCCTGGTACGGCGACCCGGCCTTCAGCGACGTCCCGCTGGCCGGACTGCTCGACCCGGAGTACACCCGGCAGCGCCGCGCACTGGTCGAGGAGAAGGCAGCGCCGGAACTGGTGCCCGGTGAGCCCGGCGGCCGCCGCTCGTTCCTGCCGCCACCGTCCACATCGGACACGGTGACCGCGGACCAGGAGTGGCAGTTCCAGCTGCAGAGCGGCCTGCCGACGATTCTGCAGGCCACCACGGCCAAGGCCGACACCTGCACGGTCACCGCGGTCGACCGGCACGGCAACCTGGTGGCCGCGACGCCCAGCGGCGGCTGGCTGAAGAGCTCACCCGCGATCGGCGCGCTCGGTTTCCCGCTGGGCACCCGCGGGCAGTCCATGCACCTGGTGGACGGGCACCCGAACTCGCTGGCGGGCGGGAAGCGGCCGCGCACCACGCTCAGCCCGACCGTGGTGCTCCAGGACGGCGAACCGTTCGTCGCCTTCGGCACCCCGGGCGGCGACCGGCAGGACCAGTGGACGCTGCAGTTCTTCCTCAACGTCGCCGACTTCGGGTTCGACCTGCAGAGCGCGACCGAGACCACGACCTTCCACACCGACGGTGTGCCCGCGTCGTTCACCCCGCACGCGTGCCGTCCCGGTGTGCTGGTGGCCGAGGAGACCTGCGACCCCGGCGTGGTGCGGGACCTCGAAAGCCGCGGCCACGAGGTGGAACTGGTGCCGGAGTACTCGCTGGGCCGGGTCTGCGCCACCGGGATCACCCCCGGCGAGGGCTTCGTGCGCGCCGCGGCGAGCCCTCGCGGCAGGCACGCCTACGCGGTGTGCGAGTAGGAGAGACGACCCCCTGAAGGGATGAAGTGATGGTGCTCATCGGCAACCGCCCGGAGTTCGTCGAGCTGCAGGACGAGGAGCAGCGCCGGGAGTGGCAGGCGTTCACCCTGTCCGACCTGCCCGAGATGATCAGCGCGATGCACGTCTGCCACGCGGTGCGGGCGCTGGCCGAGACCCCGCTGCGGGACCGGCTGCGCGAAGGGCCGCGGCGGACCGCCGACGACCTGCTGACCGGTCTCGACCCGGACCTCGGCGCGGGCTTCCTGCAGTACCTGGTCCAGCGCGGCGTGCTGGAGACCAGGGGCGACGAGTTCTTCCTGACCCGACTCGGCGAATTCCTCACCACGGACGTGTCACTGGCCCGCCTCGGCGTCTACGTCGGCGCGTACGGCGGCGTGACCAACCGGATCGGCGACCTGCTCACCGGCAAGGCCACCTACGGCGTGGACGTGGTCCGCGACGGCGCCGAACTCGGCGCGCACTGCGCCACGCTGTTCTCCGTCTTCCACACCCCGGTCGTGCTGGGCGCCATGCGCGAGCGCGGCGTGCGGCGCATGCTGGACATCGGCTGCGGTGGTGGTCAGTCCATTGTGGATGCCTGCGTGCGCGACCCCGAACTCACCGGCATCGGCCTGGACATCGACCCCGGCGCCATCGAGGTGGCCAACGACCTGGCCCGCCGCGCCGGCGTCGCCGACCGCGTGGAGTTCGTCGTCGGTGACGCGTTCGCGCCCCGCACCTGGCCGGAGATCTGCGCCGAGGCCGACGGGCTGTGCATGATGAGCACACTGCACGAGCACTTCCGCAACGGCGAGCAGGCCGTGGTCGACCTGCTCGACGAGATCGCGGAGCTGTTCCCGCGGCAGAAGATCCTCCTGGTCGGCGAGCCGGAACTGCGTTACGACGGCCGTGAGAACGACGACGACTTCTTCCTGATCCACGTGCTCACCGGGCAGGGTCTCCCCCGCGACCGGTCGGCCTGGCTCGACGTGTTCGACCGGTCCACCCTGCGGTGCCGCCGCGTGTACTCGCGGCCCGGCGCGGGCCCCCGCATCTGCTTCTACGACCTGGCGGCACCGACCAGCTAGCCGGAGGACCGATCGTGACCACTACAGAGACATCGGCCGTCGAAACCGACGTGGACCTGTTCTCCACCGAAGTGCTCCACGACCCGTTCCCGCACTACCGCGAGCTGCGCGACCTCGGGCCCGTGGTCTACCTGACCGGGTACGACCTGTACGGCCTGTTCCGGTACGACCAGGTGCGCGCGGAACTCACCGACTGGGAGACGTTCAGCTCCGCGCAGGGCATCGCGATGAACCCGACCGCCAACGAGATGTCGGTGGACTCGGTGCTGGCGATGGACCCGCCGCGGCACCGCAAGCTCCGGAAGGTCCTCGACGACGCGCTGCGCCCGAAGTACGTGCGCAGGGTGGCCGACGACATCGAGCGCCTCGCCGACGAACTGGTCGACGACCTGATGCGGCGCGGTGAGTTCGACGGCGTCACCGACTTCGCCCGCAAGCTGCCGGTCGACGTGGTGATGGACCTGATCGGCTTCCCGCGCAACGAGAACCGGGAGAAGATCCTGGACTGGGCGCTCGGCGGGTTCGACTTCATGGGCCCGTCCGGTGAGCGGCAGGCCTCGGCGTTCCCCGCGATCCAGAGCCTGATGCGGTACCTCGCCACCGACGCCACCGCCGACAAGCTGCTGCCCGACAGCTTCGGGCAGATCGTGTGGGCCGCGGCCGGACGCGGTGAGATCACCGAGGACGAGGCGCTGCTGACGATGAGCGCCTACGCCTGCGCCGGGCTGGACACCACCATCGCCGGCGTGTCGAGCACGTTGTGGCTCCTGGCCCGGAATCCCGATCAGTGGGCGATCCTGCGCGAGGACCCGAAACTGGTGCCCAGTGCCTTTCTCGAAGGCGTGCGGATGGAGTCGCCGCTGCAGTTCTTCTCCCGCGTGACCACCCGTGACGTCGAGATCGATGGTGTGCGGATTCCCGAAGGCGCCCGGATCGTGCACTCCTACGGTTCGGCCAACCGGGACGAGCGCCACTTCCCCGATCCCGACAGCTACCAGGTGCGCCGCAATCCGGCCGACAGCATGGGGTTCGGCTTCGGCGTGCACAACTGCCCCGGGCGCTCGCTGGCCTCGATCGAGGCACACGCCCTGTTCGGCGCGCTGGTGAAGCGGGCGAGCGCGATCGAGCTGACCGGGGAACCCGCTCGCACGCCGAACAACATCACCAGGGGGCTGGACAGCCTTCCCGTCCGCATCCACTGAGGTGGTCGAGATGAAAGTGGCTCAACTCGTCGAGTACGGCGAACCGCTCGAACTGCGCGAGATCCCCGACCCGGCACCGGAACCCGACGGCGTGGTGCTCGCCGTGCGCGCTTCGGGCATCTGCCGCAGCGACTGGCACGCGTGGCACGGTGACTGGGGCTGGCTGGCCGGGCAGATCCCGCTGCCGAGGACGCTGGGGCACGAGATCGTCGGTGAAGTGGTCGCCGCCGGGCCCGAGGTGCGCTCGGTGGCGGTCGGCACCCGGGTCACCGTGCCGTTCCACCTGGCCTGCGGCACCTGCGCGTACTGCCGTTCGGGGCACGCCAACGTCTGCGACAACATGCAGGCGCTCGGGATGTCGCGTGATGGCGGGTACGCCGAATTCGTGGGGATCCCGAACGCGGACTTCAACTGCGTGCCGGTGCCCGAATCGGTCAGCTCGGTGGCCGCCAGCGCGATCGGCTGCCGCTTCATGACCGCGTTCCACGCCGTCAGCGGGCAGGGCCAGGTGCGTCCCGGGGAGTGGGTCGCCGTCCACGGGGCCGGCGGGGTGGGCCTGTCGGCGGTCCAGATCGCCGCGGCGGCCGGGGCTTCGGTGGTCGTGGTCGACCTCGACCCGGCGAAGCTCGCGCTGGCCGAGAAGCAGGGCGCTTCGTACACAGTGGACGCGAGCACCTCGGCGGATGTGCCGGGCGCGGTCCGTGATCTCACCGGCGGCGGGGCGCACGTGTCCATCGACGCCGTCGGCGCCCGCGCCACCGTGGTGAACTCGGTGCTGTCCCTGCGCAAGGGTGGCCGTCATGTCCAAATCGGACTCACCAGTTCCGACGATGCCGGGCAGATCGCGCTGCCGATCGACGTCCTCACCACCCGCGAGCTGTCCGTGATCGGCTCGCACGGCAATCCGCACAGCAGTTGCCCGCGGCTGCTGTCGCTGGTCGGCTCCGGCAGGCTGGCGCCGCAGGACATCGTGCGGCACACGGTCCCGCTGGCGCGGGCCGGACAGGTGCTCGCCGAGATGAGCGACTTCGGCACGAGCGGCATCACCGTGATCGACCGGTTCTGATCTCCGGGAGGAGCCCCATGCACATCAACGGCGATTTTGTGCGCGCCGCCGACGGCCGGACCTTCGAGACCTTCGATCCGTCGACCGGCGAGCGCATCACCGAGGTGGCCCACGCGGGCGCCGAGGACGTGGAGTCGGCCGTGCGTGCGGCCCGGCTGGCGCTCGACGGGCCGTGGGGCGCCCTGCCCGCCGTCGAACGCGGGCGGCTGCTGGGCAGGCTCGCCGATCTCGTCGAGGCCAACGCCGCGGAACTGGCCGAACTGGAGTCCCGCGACGGCGGCAAGCCGATCAGCGCCACCACCTCGATGGACGTTCCGGGGGCGGTGGCCCAGTTCCGCTACTTCAGCGGCTGGCCGACGAAGCTGGAGGGTCGGACGATCCCGGTCGCCATGCCGGACACGCTCTGTTACACGCGGCCGGAGCCGGTCGGTGTGGTGGCGCAGATCCTGCCGTGGAACTTCCCGCTGCTGATGACGTCGTGGAAGCTCGGCGCGGCGCTGGCTGCCGGGTGCGCGGTGGTGCTCAAACCGGCGGAGCAGACGCCGCTGACGGCGCTGCGACTGGCTGAACTGGTGGTGGACGCCGGTTTCCCGCCCGGTGCGGTCAACGTGCTCACCGGTGCCGGGGAGACCGGGGCGCTGCTGGTCGACCACCCGGGCG
The genomic region above belongs to Amycolatopsis sp. YIM 10 and contains:
- a CDS encoding gamma-glutamyltransferase family protein; the protein is MLPSKPELQGTSGAVASTHWLASATGMRILAKGGNAFDAAIAAGFVLQVVEPHFNGPGGDVSIVAHRAGRDDVQAICGQGPMPEAAGIDAFSELGLNSIPGSGLLPACVPGAFGGWMRLLAEFGTMRVADVLEPAIGYAEHGFPLLPETARAITVLAPLFQQEWHGSARTYLTGGPAPAAGSRFRNPALAHTYRQLIKAAESASTDRDAQIQAAHDAFYRGFVAEEIVEFLESGPMLDATGRRHRGLLTADDLAGWQPTVENAPSHHYGPYQAFKPGPWSQGPVFLQQLALLDGFDVARMGPGSADYLHTVVECTKLAMADREAWYGDPAFSDVPLAGLLDPEYTRQRRALVEEKAAPELVPGEPGGRRSFLPPPSTSDTVTADQEWQFQLQSGLPTILQATTAKADTCTVTAVDRHGNLVAATPSGGWLKSSPAIGALGFPLGTRGQSMHLVDGHPNSLAGGKRPRTTLSPTVVLQDGEPFVAFGTPGGDRQDQWTLQFFLNVADFGFDLQSATETTTFHTDGVPASFTPHACRPGVLVAEETCDPGVVRDLESRGHEVELVPEYSLGRVCATGITPGEGFVRAAASPRGRHAYAVCE
- a CDS encoding class I SAM-dependent methyltransferase, which gives rise to MVLIGNRPEFVELQDEEQRREWQAFTLSDLPEMISAMHVCHAVRALAETPLRDRLREGPRRTADDLLTGLDPDLGAGFLQYLVQRGVLETRGDEFFLTRLGEFLTTDVSLARLGVYVGAYGGVTNRIGDLLTGKATYGVDVVRDGAELGAHCATLFSVFHTPVVLGAMRERGVRRMLDIGCGGGQSIVDACVRDPELTGIGLDIDPGAIEVANDLARRAGVADRVEFVVGDAFAPRTWPEICAEADGLCMMSTLHEHFRNGEQAVVDLLDEIAELFPRQKILLVGEPELRYDGRENDDDFFLIHVLTGQGLPRDRSAWLDVFDRSTLRCRRVYSRPGAGPRICFYDLAAPTS
- a CDS encoding cytochrome P450 → MTTTETSAVETDVDLFSTEVLHDPFPHYRELRDLGPVVYLTGYDLYGLFRYDQVRAELTDWETFSSAQGIAMNPTANEMSVDSVLAMDPPRHRKLRKVLDDALRPKYVRRVADDIERLADELVDDLMRRGEFDGVTDFARKLPVDVVMDLIGFPRNENREKILDWALGGFDFMGPSGERQASAFPAIQSLMRYLATDATADKLLPDSFGQIVWAAAGRGEITEDEALLTMSAYACAGLDTTIAGVSSTLWLLARNPDQWAILREDPKLVPSAFLEGVRMESPLQFFSRVTTRDVEIDGVRIPEGARIVHSYGSANRDERHFPDPDSYQVRRNPADSMGFGFGVHNCPGRSLASIEAHALFGALVKRASAIELTGEPARTPNNITRGLDSLPVRIH
- a CDS encoding zinc-dependent alcohol dehydrogenase family protein; the encoded protein is MKVAQLVEYGEPLELREIPDPAPEPDGVVLAVRASGICRSDWHAWHGDWGWLAGQIPLPRTLGHEIVGEVVAAGPEVRSVAVGTRVTVPFHLACGTCAYCRSGHANVCDNMQALGMSRDGGYAEFVGIPNADFNCVPVPESVSSVAASAIGCRFMTAFHAVSGQGQVRPGEWVAVHGAGGVGLSAVQIAAAAGASVVVVDLDPAKLALAEKQGASYTVDASTSADVPGAVRDLTGGGAHVSIDAVGARATVVNSVLSLRKGGRHVQIGLTSSDDAGQIALPIDVLTTRELSVIGSHGNPHSSCPRLLSLVGSGRLAPQDIVRHTVPLARAGQVLAEMSDFGTSGITVIDRF